CCTGCTCACCCTTCTCCCGCCCCGTCCGGTCAAGCACTCCGCTCCCTCTGCCGATACCCCGCTGGGAGGCTGTTTCTCCCGCCATCACTTCCGCATGGGGTCCGGGACTCCCGGACTCATCGCACGCTTCCGTCTTGAGGGGATCGATGAGCATCCTGAATACCGGCATCCGGCAATCCCGTGCCTCCCACTCTGTGGCTTCCGCGACGAGGATCCCGACTCTTCGCGAAATCTTCGGAATGGGTTACCGTCGCGGCATGGAGAGCGAAGCGACTCGACGCTCCGCCGAACTCGAACTGGCTCTGGAGAAAGCTCTCATGGCCAGCGCCGCGAAGAGCGCCTTCCTCGCAAACATGAGCCACGAAATCCGCACGCCGATGACCGCGGTCCTCGGCTACGCGGACCTGATTCTGGACGCGGAACTCTCCCGCGAGGACCTTGCCGAGTACGCGGGAATCATCAAGAGCAACGGGGAACATCTGCTGCAGATTCTCAATGAGGTTCTGGATCTCTCCAGGATCGAGGCGGGGGAACTGGTCATCGAGCACATCGACTTCGATCTGCCCCAGATGATTCAGGGAATCGTGTCCACCATGCGGATTCGGGCCGCCGAGCGGGGGATCACGCTGGTCGTGGACTACGAGGGCGAAGTCCCGGGCATCATCCGGGGAGATCCGACACGCCTGCGCCAGATCCTCGTGAACCTTGTCGGAAACGCCATCAAGTTCACGAGAGAGGGCAAGGTCGGAATCGTCACGAGGAGGAAGCCGGGGAGCGACGGCAACACGCTCCAGGTGCGCGTCGAGGATTCCGGGATCGGGATCCGCCCGGAGGAAATGGCGACGATCTTCGAGCCCTTCACGCAGGGAGACTCCTCCACCGCACGCAAGTACGGCGG
The DNA window shown above is from Gemmatimonadota bacterium and carries:
- a CDS encoding ATP-binding protein, with product MGYRRGMESEATRRSAELELALEKALMASAAKSAFLANMSHEIRTPMTAVLGYADLILDAELSREDLAEYAGIIKSNGEHLLQILNEVLDLSRIEAGELVIEHIDFDLPQMIQGIVSTMRIRAAERGITLVVDYEGEVPGIIRGDPTRLRQILVNLVGNAIKFTREGKVGIVTRRKPGSDGNTLQVRVEDSGIGIRPEEMATIFEPFTQGDSSTARKYGGTGLGLSISRRLARALGGDIRATSRLGEGSVFELSFALAPSHGIPHPAPEKETPAP